A single window of Gossypium raimondii isolate GPD5lz unplaced genomic scaffold, ASM2569854v1 Contig00188, whole genome shotgun sequence DNA harbors:
- the LOC128037049 gene encoding 30S ribosomal protein S2, chloroplastic-like, with protein MARRYWNINLEEMLEAGVHFGHGTRKWNPRMAPYISAKRKGIHITNLTRTARFLSEACDLVFDAASKGKQFLIVGTKNKAADSVARAAIRARCHYVNKKWLGGMLTNWPTTETRLHKFRDLRTEQKTGGLNRLPKRDAAMLKRQLSRLQTYLGGIKYMTRLPDIVIIVDQQEEYTALRECITLGIPTICLIDTNSDPDLTDISIQQMMTL; from the coding sequence ATGGCAAGAAGATATTGGAACATAAATTTGGAAGAGATGTTGGAAGCAGGAGTTCATTTTGGTCATGGTACTAGGAAATGGAATCCTAGAATGGCGCCATATATCTCTGCAAAACGTAAGGGTATTCATATTACAAATCTGACTAGAACCGCTCGTTTTTTATCAGAAGCTTGTGATTTAGTTTTTGATGCAGCAAGTAAGGGAAAACAATTCTTAATTGTTGGTACCAAAAATAAAGCCGCTGATTCGGTGGCGCGGGCTGCAATAAGGGCTCGGTGTcattatgttaataaaaaatGGCTCGGTGGTATGTTAACAAATTGGCCCACTACAGAAACGAGGCTTCATAAGTTCAGGGACTTGAGAACAGAACAAAAGACGGGGGGACTCAACCGTCTTCCGAAAAGAGATGCAGCTATGTTGAAGAGACAATTATCTCGCTTGCAAACATATCTGGGCGGGATTAAATATATGACGAGATTGCCTGATATTGTAATCATCGTTGATCAGCAAGAAGAATATACGGCTCTGCGAGAATGTATCACTTTGGGAATTCCAACAATTTGTTTAATCGATACAAATAGCGATCCCGATCTCACAGATATTTCGATTCAGCAAATGATGACGCTATAG
- the LOC128037046 gene encoding DNA-directed RNA polymerase subunit beta''-like, translating into MAERANLVFHNKVIDGTAIKRLISRLIDHFGMAYTSHILDQVKALGFQQATATSISLGIDDLLTIPSKGWLVQDAEQQSLILEKHHHFGNVHAVEKLRQSIEIWYATSEYLRQEMNPNFRMTDPFNPVHIMSFSGARGNASQVHQLVGMRGLMSDPQGQMIDLPIQSNLREGLSLTEYIISCYGAERGCGYRRTNIRCWISYAQTC; encoded by the coding sequence ATGGCAGAACGGGCCAATCTGGTATTTCACAATAAAGTGATAGATGGAACTGCCATTAAACGGCTTATTAGCAGATTAATAGATCACTTCGGAATGGCATATACATCACACATCCTGGATCAAGTAAAAGCTCTGGGTTTCCAGCAAGCCACTGCTACATCCATTTCATTAGGAATTGATGATCTTTTAACGATACCTTCTAAGGGATGGCTAGTCCAAGATGCTGAACAACAAagtttgattttggaaaaacaCCATCATTTTGGGAATGTACACGCGGTAGAAAAATTACGCCAATCAATTGAGATATGGTATGCTACAAGTGAATATTTGCGACAAGAAATGAATCCTAATTTTAGGATGACTGACCCGTTTAACCCAGTCCATATAATGTCTTTTTCAGGAGCTAGAGGAAATGCATCTCAAGTGCACCAATTAGTAGGTATGAGAGGATTAATGTCGGATCCCCAAGGACAAATGATCGATTTACCCATTCAAAGCAATTTACGCGAAGGACTGTCTTTAACAGAATATATCATTTCTTGCTACGGAGCCGAAAGGGGTTGTGGATACCGCCGTACGAACATCAGATGCTGGATATCTTACGCGCAGACTTGTTGA